In Synechococcus sp. MU1643, a single window of DNA contains:
- the acnB gene encoding bifunctional aconitate hydratase 2/2-methylisocitrate dehydratase has translation MLSAYRELATAREAQGVPALPLNAEQTQGLTELLQNPPAGEEEFLLHLLSERIPPGVDEAAYVKATWLSAVAQGDAKSPLISPLEATRLLGTMVGGYNVAALIELLKNSDAALAGCAAEGLSRTLLVYDAFNEVMDLAVDNRFAKQVVDSWAAAEWFTSKPELAESITVSVFKVEGETNTDDLSPATHATTRPDIPIHALAMLETRDPEGLKTIAILKGKGHPVAYVGDVVGTGSSRKSAINSVLWHTGNDIPHVPNKRAGGVILGGKIAPIFFNTAEDSGALPIECDVTELNTGDVITIRPHAGTIERDGSVVSRFDLKPTTISDEVRAGGRIPLMIGRALTDKVRAKLGITPSDLFIRPSAPADTGKGFTLAQKMVGKACGLAGVRPGTSCEPLMTTVGSQDTTGPMTRDEMKELACLGFSSDLVMQSFCHTAAYPKPVDLQTQNELPDFFAQRGGVALRPGDGIIHSWLNRMLLPDTVGTGGDSHTRFPLGISFPGGSGVVAFAAAIGAMPLDMPESVLVRFSGSLQPGVTLRDVVNAIPWVAIQRGLLTVEKANKKNLFNGRIMEIEGLPDLKLEQAFELTDASAERSCAGCTIKLSEDTVSEYLRSNMALLKNMIARGYSDARTLARRIKEMEAWLGNPQLMSADTDAEYAEVLEINLDELTEPVVACPNDPDNVKLLSEVAGDTVQEVFIGSCMTNIGHYRAAAKVLEGAGKNTARLWVCPPTRMDEETLKEEGYYATFEAAGSRMEMPGCSLCMGNQARVEDNTTVFSTSTRNFNNRLGKGAQVYLGSAELAAVCAQLGRIPTPDEYRSIAAAKIDPLSDELYRYLNFDEISGFEDQGRVVSADDEATVLAQA, from the coding sequence ATGCTGAGCGCTTACCGCGAGCTGGCCACCGCCCGGGAAGCCCAGGGCGTTCCCGCTCTTCCGCTCAACGCCGAGCAGACCCAGGGACTGACGGAACTGCTGCAAAACCCTCCCGCAGGCGAGGAGGAATTCCTGCTGCACCTGCTCAGCGAACGGATCCCCCCGGGTGTGGATGAAGCCGCTTACGTGAAGGCCACCTGGCTCAGCGCCGTGGCTCAGGGAGACGCCAAGAGCCCCCTGATATCACCACTGGAAGCCACCCGCCTGCTGGGAACGATGGTGGGTGGATACAACGTCGCCGCCCTGATCGAGCTGCTGAAGAACTCCGACGCTGCGCTGGCTGGCTGTGCTGCTGAGGGACTCAGCCGAACGCTGCTCGTCTACGACGCATTCAACGAAGTAATGGATCTGGCAGTGGACAACCGCTTTGCCAAGCAAGTGGTGGACAGCTGGGCCGCTGCCGAGTGGTTCACCTCCAAACCTGAACTAGCCGAAAGCATCACCGTGTCGGTGTTCAAGGTCGAAGGCGAAACCAACACGGACGATCTGTCACCGGCCACCCACGCCACCACCCGGCCGGACATCCCCATCCATGCCCTGGCGATGCTCGAGACCCGGGATCCAGAAGGCCTGAAGACCATCGCGATTTTAAAAGGAAAAGGCCATCCCGTGGCCTACGTCGGCGACGTGGTGGGCACCGGCAGCTCGCGCAAGAGCGCCATCAATTCAGTGCTCTGGCACACCGGCAATGACATCCCCCATGTGCCCAACAAACGGGCGGGCGGCGTGATTCTTGGCGGCAAGATCGCCCCGATCTTTTTCAACACCGCTGAAGACTCCGGTGCCCTGCCGATCGAATGCGATGTCACCGAACTGAACACCGGTGATGTGATCACCATTCGCCCCCACGCCGGCACAATCGAACGGGACGGCAGCGTGGTGAGTAGGTTCGACCTGAAACCCACCACGATCAGCGACGAGGTGCGGGCCGGCGGTCGCATCCCCCTGATGATCGGTCGCGCCCTGACCGACAAGGTGCGGGCCAAGCTTGGCATCACCCCTTCGGATCTGTTCATCCGCCCCTCAGCCCCGGCAGACACCGGTAAGGGCTTCACCCTGGCGCAAAAGATGGTTGGCAAGGCCTGCGGTCTCGCGGGCGTCCGACCCGGAACCAGCTGCGAACCGCTGATGACCACCGTCGGCTCCCAGGACACCACCGGCCCGATGACGCGGGACGAAATGAAGGAACTGGCCTGCCTGGGCTTCTCCTCCGACCTGGTGATGCAGAGCTTCTGCCACACCGCTGCCTATCCGAAGCCGGTGGATCTGCAAACCCAGAACGAACTGCCCGACTTCTTCGCCCAGCGCGGTGGCGTGGCCCTTCGGCCAGGTGACGGCATCATCCACAGCTGGCTGAACCGGATGCTTCTGCCTGACACCGTCGGCACCGGCGGCGACAGCCACACCCGCTTCCCCCTCGGCATTTCTTTCCCAGGCGGCTCTGGGGTTGTGGCCTTTGCGGCCGCCATCGGTGCCATGCCGTTGGACATGCCGGAATCGGTGCTGGTGCGCTTCAGCGGATCCCTGCAACCGGGCGTCACGCTCCGGGATGTGGTGAACGCCATCCCTTGGGTGGCCATTCAACGAGGACTGCTCACCGTTGAAAAGGCCAACAAGAAAAACTTGTTCAATGGCCGGATCATGGAGATCGAAGGTCTGCCCGACCTAAAGCTGGAACAAGCCTTCGAACTCACCGATGCCAGTGCCGAGCGCTCCTGCGCCGGCTGCACGATCAAGCTCTCCGAAGACACGGTGAGCGAATACCTGCGCAGCAACATGGCGCTGCTTAAAAACATGATCGCCCGCGGCTACAGCGACGCCCGCACCCTGGCCCGCCGGATCAAGGAGATGGAGGCCTGGCTGGGGAACCCGCAGCTAATGAGCGCTGACACTGACGCTGAGTACGCGGAAGTGCTGGAAATCAACCTCGACGAGCTCACCGAACCAGTGGTGGCCTGCCCCAACGACCCCGACAACGTGAAACTGCTCAGCGAGGTGGCTGGTGACACTGTGCAGGAGGTGTTCATCGGCTCCTGCATGACCAACATCGGCCATTACCGCGCCGCGGCCAAGGTGCTGGAAGGCGCTGGCAAGAACACGGCGCGCCTCTGGGTCTGCCCCCCAACGCGAATGGACGAGGAGACCCTCAAAGAGGAGGGCTACTACGCCACCTTCGAAGCCGCCGGGTCCCGCATGGAGATGCCTGGTTGCTCCCTTTGCATGGGCAACCAGGCCCGCGTGGAAGACAACACCACCGTGTTCTCCACCAGCACCCGCAACTTCAACAACCGCCTGGGGAAAGGTGCTCAGGTGTACCTGGGCAGCGCCGAACTGGCCGCCGTCTGCGCCCAGCTGGGACGCATCCCCACCCCAGACGAATACCGAAGCATTGCAGCCGCGAAGATCGATCCTCTCTCCGACGAGCTCTATCGCTACTTAAACTTCGATGAGATCAGTGGCTTTGAAGACCAGGGGCGGGTGGTCAGTGCTGACGACGAAGCAACCGTTCTGGCTCAGGCCTGA
- a CDS encoding 3-deoxy-7-phosphoheptulonate synthase: MATTSDLHVVETRPLVAPAVLHQELPMDASALETVASARQRIQEILSGRDQRLLVVVGPCSVHDVKAAQEYAQRLAPIRERLKDQLEVVMRVYFEKPRTTVGWKGLINDPHLDNSYDINTGLRRARGLLLDLSREGMPAATELLDPVVPQYIADLISWTAIGARTTESQTHREMASGLSMPIGYKNSTNGSATIAINAMQAAAKPHHFLGINREGHASIVSTTGNPYGHLVLRGGSQGSNYHLEAVEQSAAELRKAGLQDRLMVDCSHANSNKDFRRQADVLASVAEQLRGGSDHVMGVMIESHLVEGNQKLNADLTQLTYGQSVTDACISLETTEALLDNLAAAVASRKQKVTA; the protein is encoded by the coding sequence ATGGCCACCACCTCCGATTTGCATGTGGTGGAGACACGTCCCTTGGTGGCCCCTGCTGTGTTGCATCAGGAGTTGCCCATGGACGCCTCGGCGCTCGAGACCGTTGCATCAGCCCGCCAGCGCATTCAAGAGATCCTCAGTGGCCGTGATCAGCGCTTGCTGGTGGTGGTGGGTCCCTGCTCCGTGCATGACGTCAAAGCTGCCCAGGAGTATGCCCAGCGCCTGGCTCCGATCCGCGAGCGATTGAAGGATCAGCTCGAGGTGGTGATGCGGGTGTATTTCGAGAAGCCACGCACCACGGTCGGCTGGAAGGGGTTGATTAACGATCCTCACCTCGATAACTCCTACGACATCAATACCGGTCTGCGGCGGGCTCGGGGATTGTTGTTGGATCTCTCCCGTGAGGGGATGCCTGCTGCAACGGAACTGCTCGATCCTGTGGTTCCGCAGTACATCGCCGATTTGATCAGCTGGACTGCAATCGGCGCCAGGACGACGGAAAGTCAGACCCACCGTGAAATGGCCTCAGGGCTGTCGATGCCGATTGGCTACAAGAACAGCACCAATGGCAGCGCCACCATCGCGATCAATGCCATGCAGGCGGCAGCGAAGCCGCATCACTTTCTCGGCATCAATCGCGAGGGTCATGCCTCGATCGTCAGCACCACGGGCAATCCCTATGGCCACCTCGTGCTGCGTGGCGGCAGCCAAGGCAGCAACTACCACTTGGAGGCTGTGGAGCAGTCCGCAGCCGAGTTGAGAAAAGCCGGTCTGCAGGATCGTCTGATGGTGGATTGCAGCCATGCCAACAGCAACAAAGACTTCCGCCGACAGGCGGACGTCCTGGCCAGCGTTGCCGAGCAGTTGCGAGGTGGCTCCGACCACGTGATGGGCGTGATGATTGAGAGCCATCTGGTGGAAGGCAACCAGAAACTGAACGCCGACCTGACGCAGCTGACCTATGGCCAGAGCGTCACTGATGCCTGCATCAGCCTCGAGACCACCGAAGCTTTGTTGGATAATCTGGCCGCGGCCGTGGCCAGTCGCAAACAGAAGGTCACCGCCTGA
- a CDS encoding diacylglycerol/polyprenol kinase family protein — protein sequence MLSFTGPIAILIWMAMVTAGAVLCRRLRPNQRELSRKIVHIGTGAVVPLAWFFQIPFVVALPVAAVITLVTALNHQWRFIPAVEDIDRNSYGTIAYSIAIAMLLLLFWPTRADAVSAGVLVMALGDGLAGLIGRNVESPKWVLFGQTKSSVGTMTMAVVSSLVLIGLARWSGADLSLPATLGMVAIATGLEQLSWGGLDNLSVPLSVGVLWSQLVV from the coding sequence TTGCTTTCCTTCACCGGACCCATCGCCATCCTGATCTGGATGGCGATGGTGACAGCAGGCGCTGTGTTGTGTCGTCGGCTTCGGCCGAACCAAAGGGAACTGAGCCGAAAGATTGTGCACATCGGAACCGGAGCCGTGGTTCCTTTGGCCTGGTTCTTTCAAATTCCCTTCGTCGTTGCCCTGCCTGTCGCGGCAGTCATCACCCTTGTGACGGCGTTGAACCACCAATGGCGCTTTATCCCCGCCGTTGAAGATATTGATCGCAACAGCTACGGCACCATTGCCTACAGCATCGCGATCGCAATGCTGCTTCTTTTGTTCTGGCCAACCCGAGCCGATGCTGTGTCCGCTGGGGTTCTCGTGATGGCCCTAGGGGATGGCCTTGCAGGGTTGATCGGCCGCAACGTCGAGTCCCCGAAATGGGTTCTTTTTGGTCAGACCAAATCAAGTGTCGGCACGATGACCATGGCCGTTGTCTCAAGCCTGGTGCTGATCGGCCTGGCGCGATGGTCGGGGGCTGACCTTTCCCTTCCGGCAACCCTTGGCATGGTCGCCATCGCAACCGGGCTGGAACAGCTCAGCTGGGGCGGTCTCGACAACCTCAGCGTTCCCCTCAGCGTTGGAGTGCTGTGGAGTCAACTGGTGGTCTGA
- a CDS encoding RpoD/SigA family RNA polymerase sigma factor: MGIPLEFSGTTKKSSRKEPALPSTGRRPSTRQGGRLATDSIGFYLSSIGRIPLLTAAEEIELAHHVQAMKQLQELPEEELTSRHRHKIRMGKRARDRMMAANLRLVVSVAKKYQNQGLELLDLVQEGAIGLERAVDKFDPAMGYKFSTYAYWWIRQGMTRAIDNSARTIRLPIHISEKLSKMRRISRELSHRFGRQPNRLELASAMGIEPRELEDLISQSAPCASLDAHARGEEDRSTLGELIPDPNGEEPMEGMDRSIQKEHLGGWLSQLNEREQKILKLRFGLGGEEPLTLAEIGRQINVSRERVRQLEAKAILKLRAMTNHQQAA; the protein is encoded by the coding sequence ATGGGGATCCCTCTGGAGTTTTCCGGCACGACAAAAAAGTCGTCTCGGAAAGAACCTGCGTTGCCGTCCACCGGACGTCGACCATCAACTCGACAAGGAGGGCGGCTTGCCACCGACTCCATTGGTTTTTATCTGAGCAGCATCGGACGCATCCCCTTGCTGACGGCAGCTGAAGAAATCGAGCTTGCACATCATGTGCAAGCAATGAAGCAACTTCAGGAGTTACCGGAAGAGGAGTTGACCTCCCGGCATCGCCACAAGATCCGCATGGGCAAACGAGCCCGCGACAGGATGATGGCCGCCAACCTACGCCTCGTGGTGAGCGTGGCAAAGAAATACCAGAACCAGGGTCTAGAGCTGCTCGATCTGGTTCAGGAAGGTGCCATCGGCCTGGAACGAGCGGTCGACAAGTTCGACCCCGCCATGGGCTACAAATTTTCCACCTATGCCTACTGGTGGATTCGCCAAGGCATGACACGGGCCATCGACAACAGCGCCCGTACCATTCGCCTGCCTATCCACATCAGCGAAAAGCTCTCCAAGATGCGTCGCATCTCCCGGGAATTGTCCCACCGTTTCGGCCGTCAACCGAATCGGCTGGAATTGGCGAGTGCCATGGGAATCGAACCCCGGGAACTGGAGGATCTGATCTCCCAAAGCGCACCTTGTGCATCACTCGATGCCCATGCCCGTGGCGAGGAAGATCGCAGCACCCTGGGCGAATTGATCCCGGATCCCAACGGTGAAGAGCCGATGGAAGGGATGGATCGCAGCATCCAGAAGGAACATCTGGGAGGCTGGCTGTCGCAGTTGAACGAGCGCGAGCAGAAGATTCTGAAGTTGCGGTTCGGTCTCGGCGGTGAAGAGCCTCTAACCCTTGCGGAAATCGGTCGTCAGATCAATGTGTCCCGTGAGCGCGTTCGACAGCTCGAGGCCAAAGCGATTCTCAAATTGCGCGCGATGACCAACCACCAACAAGCCGCCTAA
- the ppk1 gene encoding polyphosphate kinase 1 → MCAAALAPEHYINRELSWIAFNERVLAQALDPRTPLLDQAKFSAIFSNNLDEFFMVRVASLKSQVEAGVSKPSEDGKSPLEQLLAIRERLIPLLREQQVHYRQHLRPKLLEQRVELLDYKQLNDDQRQWVDNTFQTSVFPVLTPLAVDPAHPFPFVSNLSLNVAAVVVDPETGQRQFARVKVPQKNLPRFIAIPLNLSGQEHNPVHTAIALEQVIAFNLKELFPGMTIEGHYFFRVTRDADLELRDLEADDLMLALEQGLRKRRMGGEVVRLEVPNEMPRDVVEMLMTGLSVEEEDLYVIDGPLGLDDLLSLTALPLPKLKGRTHGGQTPSLLARSQQHLLDEGAIKPDEFKSIFSVIRRQDILLHHPYDLFSTTVEEFINQAADDPQVMGIKMTLYRTSKDSPIIAALIRAAENGKQVMALVELKARFDEDNNIQWARHLEQSGVHVVYGVLGLKTHTKIVLVVRKEKEKLQSYIHIGTGNYNSKTSKLYTDLGLLTANQELGQDLVELFNYLTGFSKQQSFRRLLVAPVTLRKGMELLIRREIEHTQQGREGVIRAKMNSLVDPTIIALLYEASQAGVTIELIIRGMCSLYPSREGLSENIRVISIIGPFLEHSRIFSFANGGSPEVYIGSADWMSRNLDRRIEAVTPIEHPEHRQKLEHLLQLYLNDNQAAWDMQSDGTFVQRKPENDASERNSQIQLTKEWINGIQSL, encoded by the coding sequence ATGTGCGCAGCAGCCTTAGCTCCGGAGCACTACATCAACCGGGAGCTGAGCTGGATTGCCTTCAACGAGAGGGTGCTGGCTCAGGCCCTGGATCCGCGCACACCTCTGCTCGATCAAGCCAAATTCAGCGCCATCTTCAGCAACAACCTCGACGAATTCTTCATGGTTCGCGTGGCGTCACTGAAGTCTCAGGTGGAGGCGGGCGTCAGCAAACCAAGTGAGGACGGGAAGTCACCCTTGGAGCAACTGCTGGCGATCCGAGAGCGACTGATCCCCCTGCTGCGAGAGCAACAGGTGCATTACCGACAGCACCTGAGACCGAAGCTGCTGGAACAGAGAGTTGAGCTGCTGGATTACAAACAGCTCAACGACGACCAACGCCAGTGGGTTGACAACACCTTTCAGACGTCGGTGTTTCCAGTGCTCACACCCCTGGCAGTGGACCCGGCCCATCCGTTCCCCTTCGTTAGCAACCTGAGCCTGAACGTTGCCGCCGTGGTTGTTGATCCGGAAACGGGACAACGGCAATTTGCACGGGTCAAAGTTCCCCAGAAAAATCTTCCTCGCTTCATCGCGATCCCCTTGAACCTGAGCGGCCAAGAGCACAACCCCGTTCACACCGCCATCGCGCTCGAGCAGGTGATCGCCTTCAACCTGAAGGAGCTGTTCCCTGGCATGACGATCGAGGGGCACTACTTCTTCCGCGTGACGCGGGATGCGGATCTGGAACTGAGGGATCTGGAAGCCGATGACCTGATGCTGGCCCTGGAACAGGGACTGCGAAAGCGGCGGATGGGCGGTGAGGTGGTGCGCCTCGAGGTGCCCAACGAGATGCCTCGGGACGTGGTGGAGATGCTGATGACAGGACTCAGCGTTGAAGAGGAAGACCTCTATGTGATCGATGGCCCGCTGGGCCTGGACGACCTGCTCAGCCTGACCGCACTACCGCTGCCGAAACTCAAAGGTCGAACCCACGGAGGCCAGACACCATCGCTGCTTGCCCGCAGTCAGCAGCACTTGCTGGACGAGGGAGCGATCAAACCGGATGAGTTCAAATCGATCTTCTCGGTGATTCGCCGTCAGGACATCCTTCTGCACCATCCCTATGACCTCTTCTCGACAACTGTCGAAGAGTTCATCAACCAGGCGGCAGACGATCCCCAGGTGATGGGCATCAAGATGACGCTGTACCGCACCTCCAAAGACTCGCCGATCATCGCTGCACTGATCCGTGCCGCCGAAAACGGCAAGCAGGTGATGGCACTAGTGGAATTGAAAGCACGATTTGACGAAGACAACAACATCCAATGGGCCCGGCACCTGGAGCAGTCCGGAGTGCATGTGGTCTACGGAGTGCTGGGGCTGAAAACCCACACCAAGATTGTTCTGGTGGTACGCAAGGAGAAGGAAAAGCTTCAGAGCTATATACACATCGGCACGGGCAACTACAACTCCAAAACCTCCAAGCTCTACACCGACCTGGGCCTACTCACCGCCAACCAGGAACTGGGGCAAGACCTAGTGGAACTGTTCAATTACCTCACCGGTTTTTCCAAACAGCAGAGTTTTCGTCGCCTGCTCGTGGCCCCCGTCACCCTGCGGAAAGGCATGGAGCTGTTGATTCGCCGCGAAATTGAACATACTCAGCAGGGCCGAGAGGGCGTGATCCGAGCCAAAATGAATTCCCTGGTGGATCCAACGATCATTGCGCTTCTTTATGAAGCGTCCCAAGCCGGAGTAACGATCGAGTTGATCATTCGTGGCATGTGCAGCCTCTATCCCAGCCGGGAAGGGCTGAGTGAAAACATTCGGGTGATAAGCATCATCGGCCCGTTTCTGGAACACTCGAGAATCTTTTCGTTCGCCAACGGTGGCTCACCGGAGGTGTACATCGGCAGTGCCGACTGGATGAGCCGCAACCTCGACCGCCGCATTGAAGCGGTCACACCGATCGAACACCCCGAGCATCGCCAGAAACTGGAACACCTACTGCAGCTGTACTTGAATGACAACCAGGCTGCCTGGGACATGCAGAGCGACGGCACATTTGTACAGCGCAAACCCGAAAACGACGCCTCAGAACGCAATTCCCAGATTCAATTGACCAAGGAATGGATCAATGGCATCCAATCCTTGTGA
- a CDS encoding MFS transporter yields the protein MAAACGNVSLSCVAASLQRPRIPTLLSAFLTLLNDRLSESIVFPLLPFLLAQFAPDGRTLGLLAGSYALAQFLVTPLIGALSDRYGRRPVISICVAGSVLGLGLFAVTVSLPWPSQSLLPLLLLFAARIIDGISGGTAATASAVLADITPPDKRARAFGLIGVAFGFGFILGPFVGGQLAQVAVSLPVWVATGFAALNLLVVLNLLPETHPQDSRKSLPRKRDLNPFARLSQVLMNPSVGRLCGAFFLFFLAFNGFTAILVLYFKQRFGWGPELATTAFLVVGVVATVVQGGLIGPLVKRFGEWRLTLLGLGLVIIGCLLIPSVGASDRAGAIFTAVGILALGTGLVTPSLRSLVSRRLGREGQGSALGSLQALQSLGSFLGPPLAGLSYDLLGPVSPFAAAATVLVIVIGLVAGSPLPDIADTQPSQS from the coding sequence ATGGCAGCCGCCTGTGGGAATGTGAGTCTCTCCTGCGTGGCAGCAAGCTTGCAGCGTCCTCGGATTCCCACACTGCTCAGCGCATTTCTCACGCTGCTTAACGACCGGCTCAGCGAAAGCATTGTTTTTCCGCTGTTGCCATTTCTCCTCGCCCAGTTCGCCCCAGACGGACGAACCCTGGGTCTGTTGGCGGGAAGCTATGCCCTCGCTCAGTTCCTGGTCACCCCGTTGATCGGGGCGCTCAGTGATCGCTACGGCCGCCGCCCCGTGATCAGCATCTGCGTCGCAGGATCCGTCTTGGGACTCGGCCTATTTGCCGTGACGGTTTCACTGCCTTGGCCCAGCCAAAGTCTGCTGCCCCTGTTGCTGCTATTCGCAGCTCGGATCATTGACGGCATCAGTGGGGGTACGGCAGCGACGGCCAGCGCGGTGCTGGCGGACATCACTCCTCCCGACAAGCGGGCCCGGGCCTTCGGCTTGATTGGCGTTGCCTTTGGCTTTGGGTTCATCCTTGGGCCCTTCGTTGGCGGGCAACTGGCCCAGGTGGCGGTGTCCCTTCCCGTTTGGGTGGCCACAGGCTTTGCTGCTCTCAACCTCTTGGTGGTGCTCAATCTGCTGCCGGAAACCCATCCTCAGGACTCGCGCAAAAGCCTGCCCAGAAAACGCGATCTAAATCCGTTTGCACGACTCAGCCAGGTGCTGATGAACCCCAGCGTGGGGCGACTGTGCGGAGCTTTTTTCCTGTTCTTTCTGGCCTTCAACGGCTTCACAGCCATCCTGGTGCTCTATTTCAAGCAGCGCTTCGGCTGGGGCCCTGAATTGGCCACCACAGCGTTCCTTGTCGTAGGAGTCGTCGCCACCGTGGTTCAAGGAGGGCTGATCGGGCCCCTGGTGAAACGGTTTGGTGAATGGCGGCTGACCTTACTGGGCCTGGGCCTAGTGATCATTGGATGCCTGCTAATCCCCAGCGTCGGTGCATCCGATCGGGCCGGCGCAATCTTCACCGCCGTCGGCATCCTGGCCCTGGGCACCGGCTTGGTCACACCAAGCCTGCGCAGCCTGGTGTCGCGCCGCCTGGGTCGGGAGGGGCAAGGCAGCGCCCTCGGCAGCCTTCAGGCCCTGCAGAGTTTGGGCAGTTTTCTCGGTCCCCCCCTGGCGGGATTGAGCTACGACCTTCTGGGTCCAGTGAGCCCCTTTGCTGCTGCAGCAACCGTGCTGGTAATCGTGATCGGCCTAGTTGCAGGCAGCCCTCTGCCAGACATCGCCGACACACAACCAAGCCAGTCCTAA
- a CDS encoding GNAT family N-acetyltransferase → MALRPIALEDQPLLREIYADAIESQAPLLYSEEQVRAWAALAWLPGVLDASFREGSGWLTTDGSAFAIRHPEDRLSLLYCRGCASRRGHGNALLDRIEADALGSGVRHLRTEASQFSRPLLERRGWCVEVPETILIGGVPFERYRMVKLLRQVQS, encoded by the coding sequence ATGGCTTTGCGTCCGATCGCTCTGGAGGATCAACCGCTGTTGCGGGAGATCTATGCCGATGCGATCGAATCGCAGGCTCCCCTTCTTTATTCAGAGGAACAAGTCAGGGCCTGGGCGGCGCTGGCCTGGTTGCCCGGCGTGCTCGACGCAAGTTTTCGGGAGGGCTCGGGATGGCTCACCACTGATGGTTCGGCCTTTGCGATCCGCCATCCCGAAGACCGCCTGTCGCTGCTCTACTGCCGTGGTTGTGCCTCGAGGCGCGGGCATGGCAATGCGCTTTTGGATCGGATTGAGGCGGATGCGCTGGGGTCCGGCGTCCGGCACCTGCGAACGGAGGCCAGCCAGTTCAGCCGACCGTTGCTGGAGCGACGCGGCTGGTGTGTGGAAGTGCCGGAGACGATCCTGATTGGAGGCGTTCCGTTCGAGCGTTATCGGATGGTCAAGCTGCTCCGCCAAGTGCAGAGTTGA